The DNA window tttcattcagtttctctctttctgaataCTACATTTGTCATTCCActtctgttacttttttctttgttatttccagATATCCAAATAAAGTACTCCTTTCTTCAATGGCCCTGATCACTATTTCTCCCCCTGTATTCAAGTCAAATAAAACAGTCAAGCTGAGACATCCTGGATAGGAAAATTATATAGATTTTCTTGAAGTCTCCTTTCCTCTACTCATGAAGCCTTTACTCAAGCCACATAAGTCCattgtgtttttcaaaattctgCTTGATAGCTACTCTAAAGGGTACTTCCCAGATTATGGTGAACATTAATCATGTCTACaccagttttatttgtatttacatgaatacataaataaaaatgcaaatgattacCATGGCAGCAGAACATCAGAAATAAAGAAGCAGATAAAGAGGATTTTGTTCTCTAACGTTATACAAGTTTCACATAAATATAGCGTAAAAGAAGATGGCAAGACCCTTGGAATTCAGCAGAAACAATCTTGGGGGTGTTTTTGGCTTCTCATACCTACGAGCGGGAGTCTCTCTGCTCTCTgatcttctttattcctttctatatACTTCCTCAGAGTGCACTAAACCAAAAGAAATTAATCATCAAACGTTTACTTCAAATTCTAGATTTTCCATTCTGAATTCATTCCACCAGATCTAACTGAAGTTTAACTGtgtggaaaataatatattttcctatcaattttatttgtttctatcaaATTAAAGGTCTCAGGTTCAAAATTTTgtgattatttcataaatattatagCAGAATATTGACAGGTACTTTCTCCTGACATCATGGTTATGAATTCTGCATCTATTCTTCTCCACCATAACCTTTTTCTTTACCCTAATACTAAATGCAAATTTTTATACCATAGATTTAGCTCATACTCAAAAATCCTTTTCTCTAAGAAATAACTTGATTACTCCTTCACGGATCTGCTTGGTCTTCATTCCATAGACAATTGGATTCAAAGTGGGAGGCAGCAACAGGTAGAGGTTGGCTATGACAATATGAACGTGGTGAGGTATGGTGCGTCCCCCAAAGCGGTGAGTGAAGAAGTTGAAGAAGGCTGGGACATAGGTGATAACAATAGCACATATGTGTGAGGTGCAAGTGCTGAAGGCTTTGTGGCGAGCATCTGCAGATGAGAGATTTACTACAGTCCGGATAATACTGGTGTAAGACATGCAGATACAGAAAATATCAAATCCTGCAATCGATATGGCAACTACTAGGCCATAAATAACATTAATCTTGATGTTGCCACAAGACAATTTGGCCACAGACATATGGTCACAGTAGGTGTGGTGGATGAGGTTGCCCCTGCAGAAGGGAAGACGTGTGATGAGGAAAGTGAATGGGATTGTGAGCAAAACACCTCTACTGAAGGTGGCAAACCCAACCTTGGTAATTGCAGTGTTGGTGANNNNNNNNNNNNNNNNNNNNNNNNNNNNNNNNNNNNNNNNNNNNNNNNNNNNNNNNNNNNNNNNNNNNNNNNNNNNNNNNNNNNNNNNNNNNNNNNNNNNTATGTAATTCTCACAATTTCTCTTAGTTCTCCCAAATTTCCATGTAAATA is part of the Suricata suricatta isolate VVHF042 chromosome 11, meerkat_22Aug2017_6uvM2_HiC, whole genome shotgun sequence genome and encodes:
- the LOC115272544 gene encoding olfactory receptor 52N1-like, producing the protein TNTAITKVGFATFSRGVLLTIPFTFLITRLPFCRGNLIHHTYCDHMSVAKLSCGNIKINVIYGLVVAISIAGFDIFCICMSYTSIIRTVVNLSSADARHKAFSTCTSHICAIVITYVPAFFNFFTHRFGGRTIPHHVHIVIANLYLLLPPTLNPIVYGMKTKQIREGVIKLFLREKDF